The segment TTGGTTGTAACGATCGAGATCTCACTTCTTAAGCTCTCATTTGCTCAATATGGTGAGTGGAAGAtttcctttcatttcatttaacGCATCTGCTTTCAATTATAGCTTAGATCCGGTTGAAATATGCTACGATTTGATCACAATTGCTCAGTTTTGCTCAATTCTGTTGACATTAGTATTGGTTTCTGAATTCTTcgattcttttctttgaaaatttggaGTGCGGGAGCTTAAATTGGTTATTccctttgtttgtttgggaCATAGATACGGAATTGAtctctccttctctttctcttagCTTTTCTGAGTGAAAAGGAATGTTAGGATCTGGCATTCTAATTTTCGGTCCGTGGTAGCGCATATGTTTACGAATTTCGCGGCTACTACTGaaatttctttgtattttttttatgacttGGAATCGTTATTTCTGCTactaattacaatttttttttggttgttggTGTATTCGCAGCCTCTCAGACTAGAAATCAAGGTATTTCCATTTCCAGTTAAATGGATAGAATGTGTTTGATATTGATTATTTCTAATTCTTgttatgtgttttaaaatatgtttccTTATTATTCGATTCAGAGGAAACTCGCTCAAAGATCGGAAAGGGTAAAATCTGTGGATTTGCNtttttttttttttttttttaacatttctaTCTGGTTTTATAGCACTATAGTTTTCCTTCCCCTTCATTGGCAAGCAGAATGGCCATTGGTGCTTATTAATACCGTGGCTTGGCCATTACATCTTAGGCCATTATGTGCCAGTTAAAATCATGATTGATTTAAATGGTTTCCGTCATGTTAGAACATTGTAGTGCATGATGATTTGTTTCCCATCTTGTTTGAATCTTTGAGACTTCTTTGTTGATCATTTACCAAACTgtgattatattatatttacacTGCAAAAGAGATGAAGCAAACTTGAAGGTTTTGACGCACATCTTACTGCAGGATTTTGGCGAGTTTGTATTCGGGAACTGTATGCATTTGGAACTATCAGTCCCAGGTATGGATATGTTATCATAGATGAGTACATGGATGCTTTCtgaacttttcattttattggAAGTACttcaaaaatgtttaaaaaacgAGACCAGATTTCTCTAATTACTCAACCATTTTTACATCAATGAGTTATTGTATGTCATTAATCATATAGTTTATTTGGTAGAAGAGAATTGGAGATCCTGCAAACTTTATTGATAAGAACTTTATTTACAGTACTCTTATGggttccttttttatttattttttcttttgataagaACTTTTATTACTTGGTGAATTCTAATTCGAACTCTGGTAGGCACATGATGTGCAAATTCCTCACCTCCATCGCTGaactcaataaataatttttttatctaattttgtaaaatttgaaattctttaaaaattaaatgaatctTCTGGGGACTTCTGCAGATCATGGTCAAGTCTTTTGAGGTCACTGAATTACCAGGTAAGCAGTAAAGTCAATATGGAGAGACAGAGAGGTAAAGGTGAGGGGATGGAAGAATATGCTATGAAGTGTTGGTCGTGTGTTTGCTGTGTTGGCAGTTAGGTCAGCCAAGTTTATCGTGCAGAAGCAATGGGTTGTTGCTGGAGCTGATGACATGTTCATTCGTGTTTACAATTATAATACAATGGATAAGGTAAAAGTATTTGAGGCTCATACAGATTACATTAGGTGCGTTGCAGTCCATCCTACACTTCCATATGTTCTGTCATCATCTGATGATATGCTCATAAAGCTTTGGGATTGGGAAAAGGGTTGGGTGTGCACTCAAATTTTTGAGGGACATTCTCACTATGTAATGCAAGTAACATTTAATCCCAAGGATACTAACACCTTTGCAAGTGCTTCTCTTGACCGCACCATTAAGGTAATATTAAGAATTTCCTAATGGTGAAACGTCTTGTCTGTTCCTAATCTGTATGATGATGCTGAGTAAAATTTGGTAAAATTTTGTGGCAGATTTGGAATCTTGGATCTCCTGATCCTAATTTTACATTGGATGCCCATCAGAAGGGTGTAAATTGTGTTGATTACTTTACTGGCGGCGACAAACCCTATCTAATTACTGGTTCGGATGATCACACTGCTAAGGTCTCTactattctaatttttaccCATCTCTCACTGGATCCAAATGgcaaaatttcattaaagcATATGAAAACAGGTGTGGGACTATCAAACCAAAAGTTGCGTTCAAACGCTTGAAGGTCATACGCACAATGTTTCTGCTGTTTGTTTCCATCCAGAACTTCCTATTATTATCACAGGTTCTGAGGATGGTACTGTTCGTATATGGCATGCAACCACTTATAGGTGATTTTTATTCCTAATTTCATGATATCTaggtttatattttttcttttggcccattaatatatttgttaaCATTATTCTACATTTAGCTAACTTGACTAagcatgaaaaataatttggtAGTGAAGGATGTAGCGTGGTCTGGATTTTAGTTTTCATAATTTGCAATATTCTTTATCGGTTTTGTCAACTcatttattacatttaaacATATATGAACGGTTGCAGGTATGAGTTCAAAGATAGGCTggataataattgaaatttgtttgaatagggtcatgaacaaaaattgaggTTCACTGAAATTTTTGGTCATAACTATCTTGTCACCCATCTCATTTCAATTATATGTTTTTGCATGATTCTTTCCTGCAAGATCTTTTTTTTGATTCATGTTCTTAAATCTCAGGCTTGAGAACACCTTGAATTATGGCCTTGAGCGAGTTTGGGCTATTGGATATATTAAGGGCTCCCGACGGTAAGTCTGGGTTGTTAATTTGGCTTTCTTTATAAAATCATTGTTTTtacttatatttttctcttatccCAAGTGATAGCTGGTATTGGAAATTCTCAATCTCATTTAATCTTCATATTCCTCTCTTTacttaataaatttctaatcTTTAACCTCCCCATCTCCccaattgaaaaaagaaaggggcTCCAACCATACAAAATAGTGTCTAaagaataattacaaaaattcttTGAAATCGAACCCCAAAGGAAACAAGAAATCCAACGAGGGGCTACACATTACTAGGATTCCTCTCCACCCCTCTAAATACTCTGTTATTCTTCTCACCCCAAAGATCCTACAAAATAGCACATCCTAGTAAGCCATAAGAACTGGCCCTTTTCACGAAAAGGTGGAGCCTGATTATATCACTAGTGTTCCTGTGCCGAGCTAGTGAAAAGGAAAAcgtttgaaagaaatttttaattgaaatactAGTCTATTATGTTGTGAAACAGaagctttttaattttactttattcTGAAACCAAATAAGATCCAGATCCATTTGTTAAATATTTGCTAAgaatgtttgaaaaaattaacGTATTTAAATTGATGGTTATTCTTCTCATGTTTtatataagttttattaaattgcTTAAGTTAACTATTCAActaaaattcttataattaatGTATACTGTCAATATACATTGTCTAGTTTCTAATCTAAGCAATTATTCGTGAAAGTACTCATAGAATAGAATATGGGAAAAGTATTGTAAATAATGCATATTTATAAtaacataattaatataattatttcaatagaaatgttgaaataatttaattaaccatTCAAGATGCtaatacataatttttttgcCTTAATTCTTTTGTAACTACTTTATAGTTAGCCGATGAAATATGAATTAAGTGTGAAGTTGTTAAATGATAAGTAAATAATTGAGgacatatttgaaatttttaattagggAGTGGACTAAACATTGACCCTCCGCCATTCCTTctgttaatatattaattagggAGTGGACAGAGTATTAAGCTTATAAGATCACTTTTAAATGATTGAGCacttaatatccttaaaaatCTGCTTGAGATATcttgtttgtttattgttaGTAATGATGCATCCCTTGTCCTACAGGGTTGTGATTGGTTATGATGAAGGAACGATTATGGTAAAACTTGGCCGGGAGGTACCTGTAGCTAGCATGGATAATACTGGTAAAATTATTTGGGCTAAGCACAATGAAATTCAAACAGTGAATATTAAGAGCGTGGGAGCAGACTATGAGGTTTGAACTTAATAGCTATTTCTTTATATCCTGTTTTATGGCAATTggtttgtttatatatttcttttttatctatCTTTGTAGGTTACGGATGGGGAGAGGTTGCCTTTGGCTGTCAAGGAATTGGGGACCTGTGATCTATATCCTCAAGTAAGTAATTATGCATATATGATTTATCATCTTCATACTTAAGCTGCAATATTAATGTTAAGTTCAGTTAATATGAAACCTTGTGTATTAGAAtgaagttttcttttgttgattGTTTCCGTTTTCATGTTCTATTTGTTTTCtctcataatttctttcaGAGCTTAAAGCACAACCCCAATGGACGATTTGTTGTTGTATGTGGAGATGGTGAATATATTATCTATACAGCTTTGGCATGGAGGAATAGGTCATTTGGTTCAGCATTGGAAATTGTTTGGTCATCTGATGGAGAATATGCTGCTCGAGAGAGCACTTCGAAGATAAAGATTTTCACAAAAAATTTCCAGGTGTgtattcattttaataaatatttaagttgAGGAATCTTGGAATCACATGGTATACTTCAGGAACGTCATTTTATGCATTATTTGATGTCAATGACGAACAATGCTACTATACAACTATACAACAATGCATTGTGCTTGTTCAAGTGGTTGGTTGAGAGAaaccacataaaaatttaCCTTGTGGGcagatatttattttactttatgaatattaaactGTGTATATAGGTTAAGGTTACAGTTCCGAACAGTTTGAGGTGTTCGTGTTTGGCTCATGGGCTAGGTTTATATGACGTGGGCTAGGTTTATATGCATCAGTTCCATAAACTATATAAACTTCAGTCAAGTTTTTGAAACTCAtctttcttataatttattttaaattttacaaattataaaCTTACCAACCAAATATAGGTTATACAAACTGAGGTTTCTATGACACGTTTCTTTGTAAAATCCAAACTTAGGTGatataaactcaaaattttcaaccataTGCTTCATTTGTCCAGGCGTTGCTTTTTAAGTTTCTGAAGttcaaacatcaaatattGTAAACAATGTGCCTcatcccaaaaaataaaatggtctCATAAAAAGTATCGTAtataacatgtcatttcaaGATATTGGTCTAGTGTCTTGACTGGATGGAAATATGTTCTTTCAGGAAAAGAAGAGCATCCGGCCTACATTCTCTGCAGAACGTATTTATGGAGGAACACTTTTAGCAATGTGCTCAAACgattttatttgcttttatgACTGGGCTGAGTGCCGGTTAATTCGACGGATTGATGTAAATGTGAAAGTAAGTGCAGATATTCCTCGTGAAGCTCTCTAGGATGCTAGTTTCCACAGACACACGTGCACTATGCATAATTTTTCCCTGGCCTTTTGCTAATGTGTTGCATTTTCTAATattgtattaaaatttcagaatcTCTATTGGGCTGATAGTGGTGACCTAGTGGCAATTTCCAGTGATTCAGCATTTTATATCCTGAAGTACAATGTACGTTGCCATCCATTTAAGCCTGTGTTTCaagtttttgtatttttaattgcATTTAGTGAGATGGCTCCTGGTGGATGCTTCTCAAGTCTTCTTTAGTACGACTCCCGTTAGTGCTATGAACAATTTTATCTAATAAGTATGTTTTATGATGCAGCGCGATGTTGTTTCCTCTTATCTTGATAGTGGGAGATCAGTTGATGAACAAGGTGCTGAGGATGCTTTCGAGCTTCTGCATGAAACAAGTGAACGTGTTAGGACTGGCTTATGGGTTGGGGATTgtttcatttataataattcttCTTGGAGGCTTAATTACTGTGTTGGTGGTGAGGTAATAATGATTCCTATTCTACCCCCTCACCCCCTTTTCCTGGATGTTTTCACAATGCTTCTTTAAATTCACATAAATATACTTccttccaacaaaaaaaaaaaaaaaaagaggagaaaggCATTGGTCATGGCCTCGTTGATATAAGATTCTTTTTCAGGTTACAACAATGTTTCATCTGGATCGGCCTATGTATTTACTTGGATATCTTGCCAGTCACAGTCGTGTGTATTTAGTGGACAAAGAATTTAAGTAAGCAGATGCTATTTTATGTTCTTGGAACTTATAACTGCTTCCATCTAATCTGATGTAATGATGTGATGATCTATTTATTGTAGTGTTGTAGGATACACATTACTTCTTAGCTTGATTGAATACAAGACACTTGTAATGCGTGGAGATCTGGAAAGAGCCAGTGAAATTTTGCCTTCAATCCCCAAGGAGCATCATAATAGGTAACCTGCCCATTATCTTGTAACTGGTACTTTCAGCATCTTTATTTTAGCTAGCTGAAGTTATGTTTTACCTTGTATTTATCAAGCGAATTTGTAAACTTATCAATCATCTTAGATCTTTTCTTAACTCCACTTTGATACTTGAAAATGCCGATTATGCTTTGGCATTCATgtagtttctctctctttcttccctGAGGGAGACATGTCTTCcttggatttgaaaatttgagtaTCAACATGTTTTTTCCTCAGATTTGCAGTGCTTTTCTGGAATCActccttttcttatttttgccTTTTGGAGTGTTTATGTGTAAAATACTTGGCTTCTGAAATCTTGTCTTGTTTGTTTATCTTCGTTCATTAATGAAAGATGTCTcttttcaaaggaaaaaaatattgatatatttgtTAGTTTTTGTTCTCTATCAGTGTGGCTCGCTTTTTAGAATCTCGAGGTATGGTAGAAGAGGCACTGGAGGTAGCAACAGATCCTGATTATAGATTTGAGTTAGCCATACAACTTGGTAAATTAGATGTTGCAAAGGTATGCTCCACTCTTGTTTGTGCTTAAGAAATGTAGGGTGCTGTTATCAGCTTGTTTAGAACAATTTTTagtttcctttctctctcctcttttctATGGGAACAGGGAGCTTGACAATAGTTCGATTGTGATCCAAACAGAGGTTTAATTGATCTTTTGCAGGAAATTGCGATGGTTGTGCATAGTGAACCCAAATGGAAGCAACTTGGAGAATTAGCCATGTCTACTGGAAAGGTGTTCGATTTCACATTCTCTGCTACTGGCCCATGCTACTTACAGTATTTATTAACAGTTCTCTGATATCCATCTCTGTTGAGTCATGTTGTTGCAGCTAGAAATGGCCGAGGAATGTCTAAATTTTGCCATGGACCTGAGTGGTATGTTACTGCTATATTCTTCTTTAGGAGATGTTGAAGGAATATCGAAGCTTGCTTCCCTTGCTAAAGAGCAAGGAAAGAATAACGTTGCCTTCCTCTGTTTATTTACATTGGGTAAATTAGAAGACTGCCTCCAGCTATTGGTGGAAAGGTGaatttttctgtttgtttatgaaattgttgaaattttagtATAGATGCTTACATCTTCATTTTGTAGTAATCGTATACCTGAAGCTGCATTAATGGCGCGATCTTATCTTCCAAGTAAAGTCTCTGAGATAGTTGCTATCTGGAGAAAGGACTTGAATaaggtttttatttaattattatgtcCTGCTGATGTTGAATAGTCCTTTGACAAAAGttgtatcattttttattgtaatagAGAGCTGAGGATCAAGTAAGGCATCATCCAAtagaaaatatacaaaaattgTATCATTGTTGCATGTACTGAAGTATTATTAGGCATAGTAATCAAATTGTAAGCCAAAAATTTAGTGTCTCTCATTCAAGGAAGAATTAATCTTATTCAAGCTGTCTTATCTGGGATCCGGCTTTAGTTTCTCTCCCTTTTTGGATTCCTGTTTTGGTTAGTAAGAACCTAGAGAAGATTATGagggttttccttttttctttttagcgGGAGGTGTTGATGAGGGAAGAGAGTCGCATTTGGTTAGTTGGGAGAATGTTTCGAGGCCTTTGGTGTCTGGACTGTTGGGTTTTGGTAATCTGAAGCACTGGAATGAGACCTTTTGGCTGAGTGGATGTGGTGTTCCTCTAGGGAATCAGAGACTTCGTAGGATGGAGTCATGGAGTCTCCGTGAGCATGTACTATCCTCATCCTTTTGAGTAGTCTTGGCGGTAAGTTGATGGGATTCTCTAAAATTACTGGGAagatatttcttttgtttttcccaCTTTTTTCCAATTTGTTAAATGTCTCATTGGAGATGGCCCATATACCTATTTTTTGGAAGACCTTTGGGTGGGGGAGAAACCCCTTTGTTCCTCTTTCCTAACATCtttcataaatgaaattacaGTTTGTGGGCTTTGTTTTACCTTATGTGGGCAAGTTTGTGGGCTTTGTTTTACCTTATGTGGGTAAGTCTTCTACTTCCTTTGTTTTGAGTTCCGTTGCCTTCTTACAGAAAATGAAGCATCAGATATTTCTACCTTTCTTTTGCTTCTGAAGGACATTCATATTCAAAGAGGGGAAAGGGGTATCTTAGTACCTGGACCCTTTTGTCCTTcctactttttttcttcttagtTCATTTTTCCATCTTTTGAATTCTCCTTCGCTTTCTCTTTATGCCTTTTTTTCCCCTCCCTATGGAAGGTTAAGATCCCAAGaaggttaaatttttttgccTGGACAAATCTTACATAGGTAGTCAAGACTTTAGACCGTTGCAGAGACATTCCTCCTTTATTTTCGTGGTAGTGGTGTTCTCTTGGCAGAGGTGCATTTGAGAACCTGGACCATATCTTCCAGAGTTGCCATTTTATTTCATCGATTTGGTGTAGattttttgatgtttttgGCATTTTGATGGGGTTAGAGAATGCGGGGGATGTTTGAGGAGCACCTTGAGGAGATCTTATTGTACCCTCATTTCAGGGCGACGGCAAAACTCCTTTGGCAGACTTGTTTTTTTCCCTATTGTTTGGAAGATTTGGCTTGAGAGGAATCATAGAATATTGGTGAGGGTGAGCGGTCCAAGGAGAAGTTGTGGGAAGCCATTGAATTCCAAAATCACATGATTTGAGCGTTGCCTCCCATCATCCAAACCCTCAAACCAgacaacaaaaaagagaaaataaacatatatttcaTTAGAAAAGGCATGTCGATATTTATTGCCTCCCATCATTACTCTGTTTCATTGTTCTTACCTTTATATTTGTATCTGATGTATACTCCATTTAATAGGCTTCCTGCATGATTGCTATCcgaaaatatttatgttaaatgTAACATATAATTTTACCTCTTTTATTTAAGGGGTTTATTACTTTTACATGTCTATGCTTATTACATGTTGATCAAAGATGCCATTGACCTAACAGTTTGTtcatataatttgaaaatattttaggtCAATCCAAAAGCCGCTGATTCACTAGCTGATCCTGAAGAGTATCCTAATCTGTTTGATGATTGGCAACTAGCTATTTCTGTTGAATCTAAGTTTTCAGAGACCAGGTACTTTTGTGTATAATTTCTATATGTGCCTGTCTTGagaaattgaataattgtTGAAAGAAGAATAGGTCTGAATGATGAGGAGAGCAACCTTTTAAAAAGAATCTCTCTTGTAACTATACTtgtgtgaaagaaaaaactgtCTCTGGTGTGAAAAGGAGGCTGAAAAATCTATTATACTTAGAGTAGAATTGCCATCTCTTTTTGTTACAATTTATGCAACCTAAGAAGGAATATGCACATTCCCTGATTGTGTCAGGTTGAAACATTTATCTTAATTCATGTGTATTTTTGCATGAAATAGTTGTATGTGCACGTGCTTCTGCTTAAAGTTCTACGACCTCACCTTTCTTCATGCCCTCTGATAATTTTAATGTTCAAATGAATTATCCATCGTAGTTCCAACCTCTCTGTTTTGTATCATCGGCCACTAATGTTGATCCTTTTGTAGTTATTGCACTTCTGATCGGTCAATTGTGTTTGATGGAATATTCCTAAATTAAATGATCAAGAAACTAGTGTCAACGGATACTTGATTACTGCCaacatttatttctttccttgaATTTTGTTAGGGGTGTTTATCCTTCTGCGGTGGAGTATGCTAATCAAGCTGAGAGGTCACATACAACACTTGTGGAAGCTTTTAGGAATATGCCCATGGATGAAGAGGAGCTccttgaaaatggaaattcaAATCTTGAGGTATGTGCTGTATGCAAATTTCATATTACTTTTAAAGGTAAAAAGTTGTTTCTTGGTTCCTTCTTATCCAAAAGGCTGGAGTTGGTGGAAGACATTTGATACTATCCTTGCTATTGATCATTCCTATTCTTCTAGCTACGGTTAACTATCTGTTAGACCACCATTTCAAAAGCTGTCAGAGTAAGTAATTGTACGTGACTTTAGGGAGAGAGATTCAGTCGGGTGTGAATAGATANtttttttttttttttttttttttattattatttttttaaaagagaaatatCCCTAGAGAATATCATAACATGAAACTAAAGAAGGCCTAGGCATAGGAATTACAAAAAACTTTTCTAATTTGTCATGAGGGAAGATAGT is part of the Cucurbita pepo subsp. pepo cultivar mu-cu-16 chromosome LG12, ASM280686v2, whole genome shotgun sequence genome and harbors:
- the LOC111806385 gene encoding coatomer subunit beta'-2-like; amino-acid sequence: MPLRLEIKRKLAQRSERVKSVDLXFFFFFFNISIWILASLYSGTVCIWNYQSQIMVKSFEVTELPVRSAKFIVQKQWVVAGADDMFIRVYNYNTMDKVKVFEAHTDYIRCVAVHPTLPYVLSSSDDMLIKLWDWEKGWVCTQIFEGHSHYVMQVTFNPKDTNTFASASLDRTIKIWNLGSPDPNFTLDAHQKGVNCVDYFTGGDKPYLITGSDDHTAKVWDYQTKSCVQTLEGHTHNVSAVCFHPELPIIITGSEDGTVRIWHATTYRLENTLNYGLERVWAIGYIKGSRRVVIGYDEGTIMVKLGREVPVASMDNTGKIIWAKHNEIQTVNIKSVGADYEVTDGERLPLAVKELGTCDLYPQSLKHNPNGRFVVVCGDGEYIIYTALAWRNRSFGSALEIVWSSDGEYAARESTSKIKIFTKNFQEKKSIRPTFSAERIYGGTLLAMCSNDFICFYDWAECRLIRRIDVNVKNLYWADSGDLVAISSDSAFYILKYNRDVVSSYLDSGRSVDEQGAEDAFELLHETSERVRTGLWVGDCFIYNNSSWRLNYCVGGEVTTMFHLDRPMYLLGYLASHSRVYLVDKEFNVVGYTLLLSLIEYKTLVMRGDLERASEILPSIPKEHHNSVARFLESRGMVEEALEVATDPDYRFELAIQLGKLDVAKEIAMVVHSEPKWKQLGELAMSTGKLEMAEECLNFAMDLSGMLLLYSSLGDVEGISKLASLAKEQGKNNVAFLCLFTLGKLEDCLQLLVESNRIPEAALMARSYLPSKVSEIVAIWRKDLNKVNPKAADSLADPEEYPNLFDDWQLAISVESKFSETRGVYPSAVEYANQAERSHTTLVEAFRNMPMDEEELLENGNSNLENGDEETAEIQNGQNSQEDPVVVDADSTDGAVLVNGNEDDEEWGTNNEGTQSA